The following coding sequences lie in one Benincasa hispida cultivar B227 chromosome 6, ASM972705v1, whole genome shotgun sequence genomic window:
- the LOC120080461 gene encoding protein GLUTAMINE DUMPER 1-like: MEAAAPATPWHSPLPYLFGALAVISILISFSLLILGCSYCRKVSVSVLNGDNGAARAADMESDPRKGDDGQNPVPSAMFDDKVLVIMAGEVNPSFIATPMSLSLNCGKIMGCRENAAATATVAAEHGDGDRL; encoded by the coding sequence ATGGAGGCAGCTGCACCAGCCACTCCATGGCATTCTCCATTGCCATACTTATTCGGTGCCCTCGCCGTCATATCAATTCTTATCTCCTTTTCTTTATTGATCCTTGGCTGCTCTTATTGCCGGAAGGTTTCTGTATCTGTATTGAACGGTGACAACGGTGCTGCTCGAGCTGCTGACATGGAGTCCGATCCACGAAAAGGCGATGATGGTCAGAATCCGGTGCCATCCGCCATGTTTGATGACAAGGTCTTGGTAATAATGGCCGGAGAAGTTAACCCAAGTTTTATAGCTACTCCTATGTCGTTGAGTTTAAATTGTGGTAAAATTATGGGTTGCCGTGAAAATGCAGCTGCGACGGCGACGGTGGCGGCGGAGCATGGTGATGGGGATCGATTGTAG